TAACCTATCTTCCTGTAAATGAAAAAGGGATGATTTCAATTGAAGATTTTCAAAATTCCCTGCGCGACGATACCATCATAGTCTCTATTATGTTTGGAAACAATGAGATTGGAACGATTCAGCCAATTGCAGAAATCGGGGAAATATTAGAAGGACATCAGGCCTTTTTCCATACAGATGCGGTTCAGGCCTATGGTCTAGTCCCCATTGATGTAAGTAAGCTTAAATTGGATGCATTAAGCGTTTCTGCACATAAAATTAATGGTCCTAAGGGTACAGGATTTCTTTATCTAAAAGAAGGAATCAAATTAGCTCCTGCACTTCACGGAGGAGAACAAGAGAGAAAACGCCGGGCGGGGACCGAAAATGTGACCAATATTGCCGGGTTTGAAGAAGCCGTTAAATTAGCGCAAAATACGATGGAGCAGAAGGCGGCCTATTATCAAAAGCTAAAAAACTTGCTAATGACAGAGCTTCAAAACCGGGGAGTACATTTTGAACTAAATGGAGACATTGAACATTCCCTGCCTCATGTAATAAATTTGTCATTTCCTGGGATTGATGTAGAAGCCTTTCTTGTTAATTTGGACCTGGGCGGAGTTTCAGTCTCAAGCGGCTCTGCATGTACGGCAGGTTCCATTGAACCATCTCACGTTTTAACAGCTATGTTTAGTTCAGGGTCCGAACGGCTCAGAAA
This genomic window from Bacillus oleivorans contains:
- a CDS encoding cysteine desulfurase family protein, with translation MKNIYLDHAATSPVHPDVIERITKVMQEVYGNPSSIHAFGRKARQIVDNARTTIAKSIGCKYNEIIFTSGGTESDNLAIKGIAHAYRENGKHIITSSIEHHAVLHTCHSLEKEGYEVTYLPVNEKGMISIEDFQNSLRDDTIIVSIMFGNNEIGTIQPIAEIGEILEGHQAFFHTDAVQAYGLVPIDVSKLKLDALSVSAHKINGPKGTGFLYLKEGIKLAPALHGGEQERKRRAGTENVTNIAGFEEAVKLAQNTMEQKAAYYQKLKNLLMTELQNRGVHFELNGDIEHSLPHVINLSFPGIDVEAFLVNLDLGGVSVSSGSACTAGSIEPSHVLTAMFSSGSERLRNSIRFSFGLFNTEEDIVDAAEIVATVAKRLTSL